GACGCTTTACCAACCGCAGAAAGAGCGGCTCGAATTATGAAGAAGAAGCCACGATTTCACCCATTTATGATGAAAATGGCAACATTATCAATTATGTTGCTGTCAAAAGAGATGTTACCGAGCAACTGAATCTCCAGGCAAGATTGAAACAGGCGGAAAAAATGGAAGCTATCGGGACATTGGCCGGCGGCATTGCGCACGATTTCAATAATATCATCGCTGCCATCATCGGCTACGCGGAACTCTCGCAGGATGATGTACAAGACGAACGCATCAATCACAATTTAGCGCAAATACTCAAAGCCAGTCAGCGCGCTAAAGACCTGGTCCAACAAATTCTCGCATTCAGCCGTCGCTCGGACGAACAGCGCAGACCGTTGCAAGTGGCCTTAATTGTGAAGGAAGCGATGAAATTGTTGCGGGCGACAATTCCAGCGACGATTGACATAAAAACCACTATTGAAAATGCGCGCAGTTACATTTTGGCCGATCCTACGCAAATTCACCAACTTATGATGAATTTGTGCACTAACGCAGCCCACGCCATGCGTGAGAAGGGCGGCACTCTCGAGGTGCATCTGAGAGATGTGGAAATGGACGAAGAAAGCGTCAAACAATATCAAGAATTAAAAACAGGCTCTTATGTAAAACTTATGGTTAAAGATACCGGTTTAGGAATTGATCCGCAGATTATCGACCGAATTTTTGAACCCTATTTCACCACAAAAGGCGTGGGCGACGGCGCGGGAATGGGATTGGCTTTGGTTCACAGTATTGTGAAAAGCTATCGCGGCGAGATTGTCGTTTATAGCGAAAAAGGAAAAGGCACCACATTCAACATTTTTTTGCCGCGTATCGAGGGACCTGTACGGGAAGAAAGAGAAGAGAAAAAGAAACTTCCTCGAGGGACGGAAAACATTCTCTATGTTGATGACGAAAAAAATATTGTGAGCGTCAGTTCTCAAATTTTGCATCGCCTGGGTTATGAAGTTTCAATGGCGACGAGCGGCGAGCGCGCGTTGGCAATTTTTGAAAAGGATCCTCAAGAATTCGATCTTGTCATTACCGATCAAACAATGCCGAAAATGACCGGAGCGGAATTGGCAAAAAAGATTTTGGCTATCCGACCAGATATGCCGATAATTTTGTGCACTGGTTTCAGCGAGGTTGTTTCTAAAGAAAAAGCCAAGCAAATGGGCATTGCAGAATTTTTAATGAAGCCCCTTTTCAGTGAGGATTTGGCTAATATCGTTCGAAAAGTTCTTGATAGTTATCAAAAAAATTAGTGGAATGATCTTCCTTGCAAAATAAAGTTATGAAAATGAAAATTATTTTGTTAACAGTTCACTTAGCATTTGGTAGAGGGTGAAAATGAAGCGTATCTTGGTTATCGATGACGATGAATTTTTTCGTGAAATGCTTCACGCAATGATTGAACGCGAGGGATATGAAGTCGATGAAGCAGAAGACGGCGAAGTCGGTATCGAGAAGCATAAAAAGAAACAGTTCGACTTGATAATTACCGATATCATTATGCCCAATAAAGAAGGAATTGGCACGATCATGGAACTGCGCTCCGATTATCCGGATGTAAAAATTATTGCCGTCTCCGGGGGCGGACGCGTCGTCCCAAATAGTTATCTGCACATCGCTGAAAAGTTGGGCGCTCACAAAACTATGACCAAACCATTCGAACGGAAGGAATTGATATCTTCCATCAAAGAACTTATTGGGAGCTGTTAATCTCTAATATGTAGGATAGGTTTTGATGCGAGAAGTCTCAAAAAAAAAGAAAAGCTATTTCATGGCACTCCTTAAAAACTATTTTCTGATAATGGTTACTTGTTTGCAATAGGGGATACCATCGTCGGAACTTCTTTGAATTAAGTTTTAAATGCTAAAATTGTCCTGCTAATATTTGGTCATCAAACATATACTTCCCGAAACGACCCTTTTTAGGGAATAAATGTGAAATCATCAAACCGATAGTAAGTCATCTATTTTTGTAATCTTCACAAATCAGGGGGAGTGATTACCAGAAATTTTTATGTACGGCAAAGGTTATTGCGGCTTGAAGTTGCAGATTTTTGCTATTTTTTGTTACAATATGTTCGGAAAATCAGATATGCTTGTTTGAAAACTTTTCGGAACTTTTTATTTTTAGTATCGTAAAAAAATGAGTAATATTTTATTAATATAAAACATCTTTTACGTTATGCGCCTGATTTGCAGTAATTGTTATCGAGCTCGATGCGAAAAAATCAACGGTTTCATAACCTTCATGAGGTAAAACGGACTATTTCGCAAATTTATCTGATCAGTGCAAATTTTTTTATTTCGAGTTTTGAGTCGCGGGTTTTATCTTTAGAACTGCTGCTTGATTTTTTATTTGAACTTTGGGCAATTATGACTACACTTCATAGTCCAGGCAAACCTCAAAACGACAAACTCGGAATTAGAAACCATGAACTTTCAGCAGGAAACCCTAAACGTTAAACTGCAAATTCGAAACTATAAGTTCAAATTTCTTTGAAAAAGTTAAATTATCATTTTTTAGTGCGATTTTTAGTTGTATAGAAATAATTTTTTGCTTTCATTTCACTACTTCATTTATTCTTATTACAATTGTATCCGGCGAAATTTAGTGATAAAAATATTGTTGAAATATTTTCTTTAAGATGTCCCTTTTAAAGAATTCACTTAGAGAATTGTGTTTTTATGTCACGTGACAAAGAAATAATTCTTGTCGGGCTTTTTTTGTTATTATCCTTCCAAATTGTCTCTGCCCAGGTCCCGCAGAGCAAAATAGAAAAATTACAACTTGGCCATATTTATAGTAGTTTTTCTTTAGGCGGTACCAATATTAGTACGGATATTTGGGGGCGTTTTTCAAGAAATAAGTTTTACCCCTGGTTTAATGTCTTCGAAAATCCTGCACTGATTACAGGTGAGCGCTCTCCTAAAATAGTACTTCATTTCGCTCCCGAATTATCTTACGGGCTCACTAAACTTTCTGGAATTTCATCTATGATTAGGGGTAAATTGGACAACAACATTGAAGCCTATCGAACTGCTGACTTAAATGTAAATTATCCGGGAATCGATTTGAAATTGAAGCGAAAAATGAGTTGGCCTGATGGACTGTTATTATTCCCGCTCAAAAAATATCAAATTGGACTTTCGATTCATCGCGCTCTGTCTGCTTCGATGTTGTTTGACTGGGTCGGCAGTGAAACTACCATTTCCACGGTACTGAATTCGGGAGGGGGTAATAGTAAGGTTATTTTAAATAACTATTTGGATAGTTCGAATCAGCTTGATTATTTTGTTACCAGCAGTAGTTTTATCATATCGCGGTTGATCAGGAAAAAGTATGTTTTTGGCTTTCAAGCGGAGCGACTTTACTACGATTTGTACGTCTCCGGTAACTGGAACATTCAAGGATCGATGCTTTATAATGGTAAAGAATTTTTATTTAATGATCCGGAAACTCTGTGGCCCACAGATATCAGCCAGAGCCTGCAAGCTCATTACAGTGGAGTCGGCTGGCAACTGAATCTGGGAGCAATATTTATCGCGAATTCCGGCTGGATTGCAGACGGCTCCATTAGCTTTTTATCTGATGTGTCAATGACAGGTAATTTGAGCGGAAATCGAAATAAAATCCCGGCTTTGAATGTTGAAGCCCTGCAAAATAATGCCGGAGTTGACGAAATATTGGATCCGGAAAAATTAAATCCATCGCAACTGACTCTGACCCAAAGCGTACCCTGGAAGGAACATTCCGCATTGAAACAAACAATGCCGCTGCAATTGAAAATCGGGTTGATGCACGTCATCGGTAATTGGGGATTTTACTTTTCTGATAAATTTTATTCTGGTAAATACCGCTGGCAATATGGTAAAGATTTCGTAGAATTATCTCCGCTGCAACATATTAAAT
This window of the Calditrichota bacterium genome carries:
- a CDS encoding response regulator — its product is MKRILVIDDDEFFREMLHAMIEREGYEVDEAEDGEVGIEKHKKKQFDLIITDIIMPNKEGIGTIMELRSDYPDVKIIAVSGGGRVVPNSYLHIAEKLGAHKTMTKPFERKELISSIKELIGSC